In a genomic window of Panthera tigris isolate Pti1 chromosome D4, P.tigris_Pti1_mat1.1, whole genome shotgun sequence:
- the TOR1A gene encoding torsin-1A isoform X2: MKLGRAALGLLLLAPLAVRAVEPISLGLALAGVLTGYIYPRLYCLFAECCGQKRSLSREALQKDLDSKLFGQHLAKKVILNAVSGFISNPKPKKPLTLSLHGWTGTGKNFVSKIIAENIYEGGLNSDYVHLFVATLHFPHASNITLYKDQLQLWIRGNVSTCARSIFIFDEMDKMHAGLIDAIKPFLDYYDHVDGVSYQKAIFIFLSNAGAERITDVALDFWRSGKQREEIKLKDMEPALSVSAFNNKNKLKCSPEALKSMRTL; this comes from the exons ATGAAGCTGGGCCGGGCCGCGCTGGGCCTGCTGCTGCTGGCGCCTTTGGCGGTGCGGGCGGTGGAGCCCATCAGCCTGGGACTGGCCCTGGCCGGCGTCCTCACCGGCTACATTTACCCGCGCCTCTATTGCCTCTTCGCGGAGTGCTGCGGCCAGAAGCGGAGCCTCAGCAGGGAGG CGCTGCAGAAGGATCTGGACAGCAAGCTCTTTGGACAGCATCTTGCAAAGAAGGTCATCCTAAATGCTGTGTCTGGCTTCATAAGCAACCCGAAGCCGAAGAAacctctcacgctctctctgcaCGGGTGGACGGGCACCGGCAAAAATTTCGTTAGCAAGATCATCGCGGAGAATATTTACGAGGGTGGTCTGAACAGTGACTATGTCCACCTGTTTGTGGCCACACTGCACTTCCCACACGCCTCCAACATCACCCTGTATAAG GATCAGTTACAGTTGTGGATTCGTGGCAACGTGAGCACCTGTGCAAGGTCCATCTTCATATTTGATGAAATGGATAAGATGCACGCTGGCCTCATAGATGCCATCAAGCCTTTCCTCGACTATTATGACCACGTGGATGGGGTCTCCTACCAGAAAGCCATCTTCATATTTCTCAG CAACGCGGGGGCAGAAAGGATCACAGACGTGGCTTTAGATTTCTGGAGAAGCggaaagcagagggaagagatcAAGCTCAAAGACATGGAACCGGCCTTGTCTGTGTCGGCCTTCAACAACAAGAACA
- the CD4H9orf78 gene encoding telomere length and silencing protein 1 homolog gives MPVTGKSFRRRRADSESEEDEQDSEEVRLKLEETREVQNLRKRPNGVSAVALLVGEKVQEETTLVDDPFQMKTGGMVDMKKLKERGKDKISEEEDLHLGTSFSAETNRRDEDADMMKYIETELKKRKGIVEHEEQKVKPKNAEDCLYELPENIRVSSAKKTEEMLSNQMLSGIPEVDLGIDAKIKNIISTEDAKARLLAEQQNKKKDSETSFVPTNMAVNYVQHNRFYHEELNAPIRRNKEEPKARPLRVGDTEKPEPERSPPNRKRPANEKATDDYHYEKFKKMNRRY, from the exons ATGCCGGTCACCGGGAAGAGTTTCCGCCGGCGCCGGGCCGATTCGGAGTCGGAGGAAGATGAGCAGGACTCAGAGGAGGTTCG ATTAAAACTGGAAGAGACCCGCGAGGTGCAGAACTTGAGGAAGAGGCCCAACGGGGTGAG tGCTGTGGCCCTGCTGGTAGGAGAGAAGGTACAAGAAGAGACCACCCTCGTG GATGACCCCTTTCAGATGAAGACGGGCGGTATGGTGGACatgaaaaaactgaaggaaagggGCAAAGATAA gaTCAGCGAGGAGGAAGATCTCCACCTGGGGACATCGTTCTCCGCGGAAACCAACCGAAGGGACGAGGATGCCGACAT GATGAAGTACATTGAGACAGAGctcaagaagaggaaagggatCGTGGAACACGAGGAACAGAAAGTCAAGCCAAAGAATGCAGAGGACTGTCTTTACGAACTTCCGGAAAACATCCGTGTCTCCTCAGCCAAGAAGACCGAAGAGATGCTTTCCAACCAGATGCTGAGCGGCATCCCCGAGGTGGACCTAGGCATCGA cgcaaaaataaaaaatatcatttccacGGAGGATGCCAAGGCCCGTCTGCTGGCAGAGCAGCAGAACAAGAAGAAAGACAGCGAGACGTCTTTCGTGCCCACCAACATGGCCGTGAATTACGTGCAGCACAACCGAT TTTATCACGAGGAGCTCAATGCCCCCATTCGGAGAAACAAAGAAGAGCCCAAAGCGCGACCCTTGAGAGTGGGTGACACGGAGAAGCCAGAGCCTGAGC GGTCCCCTCCTAACCGCAAGCGTCCTGCTAACGAGAAGGCTACCGATGACTATCACTATGAGAAGTTCAAGAAGATGAACAGACGCTACTAA